Part of the Vulgatibacter sp. genome is shown below.
GGCGGCGAGGAGCAGGTGCTCCTCGAGGCCGGCGCCGTCCCCGCCTTCGCCCCGGTGAACGAGGACGCGCTCTTCGCCCTGGCCGGCGCCCCTGCGGACGACGTGGTCGACGAACCGCTCCTGCAGGCGCCCGAAGACGAGCCCCTCGCCACCCGCTCGGCCATCGAGCGGCACGAGGCGGCGCTGGCGCTCCTCGCCCGCGACGAGCGCTCCCACGGCCCCGCGGACGAATCGACGATCGACGTCGAGGTCGTCGGCCCCGAGCAGACCATCGATCTCGTCCTCGATTCGGGCGACGCCCTCGACGACGACGTCACCCGCGCCGCGCCGGACCTCGGCGACGCCGAGGGCCGCACCGAGCTCGCGCTCCTCTCCGTCGCCGGCTCGACCACGCTGGCCCACGACGCGGAGCTCACGCCCTTCGCACCACAGCACGACGGCCCCACCGACGAGATCGACGTCGACGCGATCACGGCGCGGCACGAGGGCCACGACGGCGTGCACACCCCCGGCCTCTCCTCCTGGCCGGCGGAGCCGGGCCTCGCCCCTGAGCCGTCCGCGCGCCCGCGGCAGAACCCCGCCAACCCCTGGCGCGTGGGCGACCGCGAGCTCTCCTCGATCGTCACCGAGCTGGACGAGGCCGAGTTCTACCTGCAGCAGGGCTTCCTCGACGAAGCGGAGGAGCTCTTCCGCGCGGTGGATCGCCGGGTCCCCGGCCACCAGCAGGCCGCTGACCGCCTCGCCGAGATCGCCGCGCGCAGGCGCGAGCAGGAGGCGGAGCTGGACCAGACCCCCGGCGCCGAGGCCACGGTCTTCGATCGCGCCGCCCCGCCGCAGACCTTCACCGGCACGCCGGCCCTGGACGACGCCCTCGCGCAGGGCTCGCTCACGCCGCCGCCGCTCCTCGCCGAAAAAGAGGAGCTCTTCGATCTCGGCGCAGCCCTCGCCGAGGAGCTCGGCGAGGACGAGCCCCTCGCCGCGGTGGAGTCCTTCCAGTACAAGGCCGAGGACGTCCTCGAGGAGTTCAAGGCCGGGGTCGCCCGCACCGTCCGCCCCGAGGACGTGGACACCCACTACAACCTCGCCATCGCCTACAAGGAGATGGGGCTCCTCTCCGACGCCGTCGACACCTTCGAGCTCGCCCTCTCCGGCTGCGAGGGTGAGCCCCGCGCGGTGGACTGCGCCACGATGATCGGCATCTGCCACGGCATGCTCGGGCAGCACGAGCGCGCGGTGGCGGCCTTCGAGAAGGGGCTCGAGGTGCCGGGCCTCCAGCCGGAGACGGAGAAGGCGCTTCACTTCGAGATCGCGCAGGCGTACGAGGCTGCCGGCCAGTTGAATGAAGCCCTCGCCGCCTTCGGCCGCGTCGCGCGAATCGACGGCGCCTTCCGCAACGTGAAGGCGGAGATCGCGCGGCTGGTGGCGGCAGGGGCGGTGCCCAGGCAGATCGAGCCGCCGCCGCCGGTGGACCTCGCAGCCCGCAGGGCCGGTAGCCGCTAGGAGCCCGATGGATCGCAGCGCCGCCACGCCCCTGGACCGCCGGGCGGCGCGTCCCTCCCGCCCGGGCATCATCGGATGCGCTCGCGTGTTGGCACCGCCGGCCCCCCTGTCGCACCTGCAGGGCGATAGCGTTCGGCGCAAGGGCCCGAGAATCTCTCCGAGCCCGCTCCGTCGAACGAGGGGCATGCACCATCCGACTGCTCCCAGGAGGGGCCTGGACCGCCCGCCGTGGTCCGCCGCAACGCCTTGAAGAGCCGCTGGGCCCTCCGCTTCCTGCTCCTCGTCGGCGCCGCAATGGCTGCCGTCTCGCTCGTGTTGCGCACGAGCTGGGCGGGCAACCAGCTCTGCACCACGGCGGCAGGCGTCCTCACCCGCCTCCTCGGGCAGGAGGTCGCCCTCGAGCGCTGCGAGCTGGAGCCGCTCGCCTCGACGCTGGTGGTGGAGGGGATCCGCGTCGGCGGCGGCACGGACGAGCGCCCGGTCTTCTCGGCCAGGCGCCTGCTCGTCGACCTGGCGCCCCTCGCCTTCGGCCGCAGCCTCGGCATCGAGCGGGTGGAGATCGACGAGCCGGTGCTGGACCTCACCCTGCGCCCGGGCGAGGACGACGCCCCCGACGACGACGAGCCGGCAAACGAGGGCTGCCTCGACATCCTCCGCCGCGTGCACGTGGACGAGCTCGAGATCCGCGACGCCAGCGCCAACCTCGTCCTCCCGGACGGCTCGGCGGCGGTGGTGGAGCAGCTGGGGCTCGAGGTGCAGCGCACCCGCCGCAGCTACGACGCGAAGCTCGCCCTCACCGGCGCCTCCTTCACCACCGGCGAGACCCGGATCCCGGTGGACGCGCTGCAGGCCGAGGTCCGCCTCGACACCGATCTCGAGCGGCTCGGCGTCCGCAGCCTCGACCTCGAGGGCGCCGGCACCACCGCGTCGGTGCGCGGCAGCCTCGCCAACCTCTGCCAGCCGGAACTCGCCCTCGAGGCGACGATCGAGGCGGCGCTGCCCACCCTGGCCGCCGCCTTCGCCCCGGGGATGGAGAACGTGGCGGGCGCCGCGACGATCCGCGCCACGGCGAAGGGCAGGGCCGCAGGCCCGAAGCTCGCCGCCGCGATCGACCTCCGCGACGTCGCCTTCGAGGAATTCGACCTCGGCGACATCGACCTCCAGGCCTCCGCCGCCCTGGCGGAGAAGCGCATCAGCCTGGACGCGCTCACCTGGCCGGTCGGCGCAGGCAAGGCGATCGTCACCGGCGAGATCCTCCTCGAGGAGAACCTCCCGGCCCGCGTCGACGTGCGCACCGAGCAGCTCAAATTCGAGGAGCTCCTCGCGCGCCTGCCGGTGAAGAACACGCCGGTGCAGATGACGATCGACTCGGAGCACCACCTCGAGGGCCAGCTCGCCGGCGGCCTCGTGCTCCAGGGCCACAGCCTCCTCTTCATCAACGGCTTCCGCGTCCGCAACGTCCCCTGGCACCAGAGCGGCGGCCGCACCATCGTCGAGATCCCGAGCACCGCCACCCTCGACACGAAGGTGCGGCTCACCCCCGCCGGCATCTCCCTCGATCCGGCGCGGGCCACCTACGGCAAGGGCACCGAGCTCCTCTTCAACAGCACCCTCGGCTTCTCCCAGGACGACGGCATCTGGATCCGCGTGCGCGCGCCGCACTTCGACATCGCCCACATCCGCTCCCACGTCGCGGGGATCCCGCTGGGCGGCGCGGGCGAGATCAACGCGATCGTCGACGGGCCCTACTCGAACCCGCTCATCGAGGGCGATCTCGATCTCCAGGAGACGAAGCTCTTCTCCGCGCAGCTCGGCCACGTCCGCTCCCACGTGCGCTCGCTTCCCGGCGAGGGGTTCATCGATTTCCAGACCTTCACCGGCAGCCGCGGCGTCACCACCTACGACGCCACGGCGCAGCTCCTCCTCGGCGACGGCGATCCCCACTTGAAGGCGAACCTCTCGCTCCGCGAGGGCGGGCGCCTCGGCGATCTCTTCGACGCCACCGCAGGTTTGGTCTCGCCGCTCGCGTGGCTGCGCGATCAGCTCGACGGCACCGTCGCCTCCGCCACCGCCGCGGTGGAGGGGCCGCTCCCGAACATCCAGGCGCAGGGCGAGATCCGCGCCCGCGCCGTCACCTTCATGGATCGCCCCTTCGACACGCTCGCGGCGAAGCTCAGCGTGCCGGACATCTCCCGCCTCCTCCTCGAGGAGGTGCAGGTCACCCGAGGCGGCGGCAGCGCGGATGGCAGCGGCGCGATCCTCTTCCCGAAGGACGGCGAGCCCGGCGTCGACGTGGCCCTCGCCGCGAAAAAGCTCCCCCTGCGCGATCTGATGGGCTCCTTCGGCGAGTGGGCGGACCTGCAGGGCGAGGTGGGCGCCCGCGGCACCATCCGCGGCCCGATCGCGCACCTCGACATCGGCGGCGAGCTCTTCGCGGAGGAGGTCTCGGCGAAGGGAGTGAGGCTCCGCCCCACGCGCCTCTCCCTCGAGACCCAGGGCGATCAGGTGGTGCTCCGCGGGCCGGTCGCCGGTGCGGGCACGGTCTCCGGCGTGGTGCGCCTCGACGACGGCCTGCCCTTCGAGGCGACGCTGCAGCTCGACGTGCCCCGCGTCGATCGCTTCCTCCCCGAGGAGATGCGCATCGGCGGCCAGGTCCGCGGCGCCGCCTCCGCCTCCGGCACCCTCGCCTCGATCACCGACGCGAAGGGGACCATCGACCTCGAGCGCCTGGCGCTCCTCCTCGCCGACTACCGCCTCGAGAGCCAGGGGCGCACCACCCTGCAATTCGACGCCGGCGCCTTCGTCCTGCCCGCGCTCCGGCTCCGCGGCGAGAACACCGAGCTCTTCCTCGCCGGCACCCGCTCGGCCCGCGGCGCCCTCGACCTCCAGGCGCAGGGCAACTTCGACGCCCGCATCCTCGACTCGCTGGTGCCGCAGATCGAGCACGCCAACGGCCTCGTGGAGATCAAGGCAGCGGTCACGGGCACCGGCGAGCGGCCGGTGCTGGTGGGTTCCGCGGACGTGAGCCGCGGCGCCTTCCGGGTGAAGGCCCTGCCGATCCAGGTGCAGCGCCTCTCGGGCAAGCTCGCCTTCTCGCAGAACCAGGTGGTGGTGGAGGACGCGACCCTCACCGTGAACCAGGGGCGGGCGCGGCTGCGCGGCGCGGTCTCGCTCTCCGACTTTGCGCCCGATCGCTTCGACCTCACCCTGCAGGGCGACCGGATCAGCTGGCGCAAGCCCGCCGACTGGCCGGCGGTGGTCTCCGGGCGGCTCCACCTCGGCGGCGCCTGGCCGAACGGCCTGCTCCTCACCGGCGAGCTCGACGTGGATCGCCTCCGCTACGCCCGCGACCTCGAGCTCGAGAAGATGATGCTCGACTTCCGGCAGCGGGTCCGCCAGCCGCCGGGGCCGAACGACGTGGAGCGGATCCGCCTCGACATCGACCTGGTCGGCGGCGGCGACATGCGCGTCGACAACAACCTGGTGAAGGCGAAGCTGCAATTCGTCGCGCCGCCTGGGGGCGGCAGGCCGCGGCTCAAGCTCGTGGGCAACAACGTGCGCATGGGGCTCCTCGGCGCGGTGGAGCTGGTCGACGGCATCGGCTTCTTCCGCGGCAACGAATACCGGCTCACCCACGGCGTGGTGAGCTTCGAGGATCGCAAGAAGATCGATCCGCTCTTCGATCTCACCGCCGAGACCGAGGTGCGCGAGTACCGGGTGGCGGTGCACGCCTACGGCCGCCTCGGCGACGACGCCGACAGCTTCCAGCTCGAGCTCGCCTCCGAGCCGATGCTCGCGCAGGCGGACGTGATCACGCTGCTCACCTTCGGGATCACCTCGAAGGATCTCGACAAGGGCGGCAACGCCTACACCGGCGCCGGCGTCGCCGCCGAGGCGCTGCTGGCGGTCTCGGGCCTCGACGACCACGTGAAGCGCTGGCTCCCCGACACCGAGCTCCTCCTCGATCCCGAGTTCTCGGTGACGAGCCAGTACTCGGAGGTGACGGGGCAGGTGGAGCCGATGGCCACCTTCGAGGCGAAGGTCCTCACCGAGCAGCTCCGCCTCAAGGCGGCGGCGCCCTTCTCCTCGGCGAAGGGGCGGCGCGCCTCCGCCGAGTACCGCTTCAACGAGCGCCTCTCCACGCAGATGGTCTGGGAGAACGAGGAGACCGGCTACAGCGCCGGCGATCTCGGCGTGGACGTGAAGCTCCGGTGGGAGTGGGAATGAGGCGCCTGCTCCTCGCACTCGCGCTCCTCCTCGCCTCGTCTGCTGCGTCCGCCGTGGAGGACGTGCAGCGCGAGGCGGTGCCCGCAGCGGTGGTGAAGGAGGCGGTGCGCGCCGCGGCCGGCGACGGCTGGGCGGAGATGCAGCCGGCGCTGCCGCCGGACGCGCCGCTGGTGGTGGGGGTGGAGATCCTCGCGGCAGCGGGCGAGGAGACCACCGCCCTCGAGCCGCTGGTGGCGCTGGCCCGGGGCGAGCGCCTCTCCCGCCGCGCGGTGCGCCGCAGCGTGCAGCGCCTCTACGAGACCGGCCGCTATGCCAACGTCACCGCCACCGCCCACGAGGTTCCCGGCGGCGTGATCGTGCGCTTCGCCCTCGAGGCGAAGCGCCCGGTGGCGAAGATCGGCTTCGCCGGCCTCTCCCGCCTCGACGAGGCGGCGGTGCGCCGCGCCGCAGGCCTGCGGGAGGGCGTCGAGTTCAGCGAGGATCGGATCGACGCCGCCGCTGCCGGCATCCGCAACGGCTACGCCCGCGTCGGCTACGAGCAGGCGCAGGTCGACGCGATCCTCGGCGGCGGTCCCGCCGGCGTGGAGATCACCTTCGTCGTCCGCGAGGGGCCGCCCACGCGGCTGGCCGGCATCCGCTTCGTCGGCGATCCGGGCGATCCCGCCCTGGTGCGCAAGGCGATCACGCTGCAGCCTGGCGCCGTCCTCGATGTGGCCCGGCTCGAGGCGGAGCTCGACGCCTTGCGCGCCAGCTACCGCGTCGCCGGCTACTACCGCTCCCGCGTCGCCTCGCCCCGGGTCGCGCGGGTGCTCCCCGGCCTGTCCGAGGTGGAGATCGAGGTGCGCGCCGGCCCGCGGATCAGCTTCGACTTCCGCGGCAACGGCATCTTCTCCGACGCGACCCTGCGCGACGCGATGGCCTGGGAGGGCGACGAGCTCCTCGACAAATCGATGGTCCGCGACCTGGCCGAGCGGATCGAGCGGACCTACCGGCTCGCCGGCTGGTTCGACGCCCGCGTCTTCACCACCGAGAAGAGGCGCGACGACGAGCTCCGCGTCATCTTCCACGTGGACGAGGGCAGGCCCCTCTACATCGCCCACGTCGACTTCGACGGAAATGGCGGCCTCTCCGACGCGACGCTGCAGGCGCTCTTCGAGCAGGCGATCCTCGCGAGCCGCGGCACCGAGCCGCTCCTCCTGCCGCTGGCCCGCGGCGAGCTCGACGCCGCCTTCGGCGATGCGGCCCACCGCAGGGACGACGGCCTCGATCCCCTCCACGTCTACGACGAGGAGCTCTACGCCCAGGTGGTCGAGGCGCTGCGCACGCGCTACCAGGACGAGGGCTTCCTCGAGGCGGAGGTCGATCCGGCGCTCCTCTCCATCGACGAGACCCGCCGCGTCGGCGTGGCGCGGATCCCGATCCGAGAGGGGAGGCGGACCCGCATCGCCCGGGTGGAAATCCCCGGCGCCAGCGCCATCGACACCGTCGCCTTCCTCGGCGCGCTGCCCGCGCTGGCGCCGCGGATGCCGCTCTCCGACCCCCGGCTCCGCGAGGCGCGCCTCCAGCTCCAGGCGCTCTACGCCCGCGAGGGCTACCTCTACGCCTCGGTGGAGATCGAGGTGGAGCGGCCGGAAGGCGATCGCTACGACGCGGTGGTGCGCCTCCAGGTGAACGAGGGGCCGCAGGTCCGCGCGGGCCGCATCCTCGTCCAGGGCAACACGCGCACCGATCCCTCGGTGATCGAGGACGCGCTCCTCTTCCGCGAAGGCACGGTGGTCGGCAGCGAGCACCTCGGCAACAGCCAGCAGCGTCTGATGCGCCTCGGCATCTTCCGCACCGCGGCGATCCGCCCCCTGGACGCCGACGTGCCCGAGCCGGTGAAGGATCTCGTCGTCGATCTGCGCGAGCGCCCCAAGCGAAGCCTCGAGGTCGGCGGCGGCCTCTCGATCGCCGACGGCCCCCGGGCCTTCGCGGAGTTCACCGAGCGGAACATCCTCGGCCGCAACCTCGAATTCGGCGCCCGCGCCCGGGTGAACTACCAGGCCTTCCGAGAGGAGGTGGTGGAGATGCCCTTCGAGGAGGGGCTCGAGCGCTACGTCGATCTCGGCCTGCGCTACCCGCGCATCTACGGCCTGCCGCTGGAGCTCGGCTGGCGCCTCGATCTCATCCACGAGCGCGACATCCGCCCTGCCTACGGGCTGACCAAATTCTCGCTCCTCACCGGCGTCGACTGGCCGGCGAGCTCCTGGCTCCAGGCGGTGCTCCTCCTC
Proteins encoded:
- a CDS encoding translocation/assembly module TamB domain-containing protein, encoding MVRRNALKSRWALRFLLLVGAAMAAVSLVLRTSWAGNQLCTTAAGVLTRLLGQEVALERCELEPLASTLVVEGIRVGGGTDERPVFSARRLLVDLAPLAFGRSLGIERVEIDEPVLDLTLRPGEDDAPDDDEPANEGCLDILRRVHVDELEIRDASANLVLPDGSAAVVEQLGLEVQRTRRSYDAKLALTGASFTTGETRIPVDALQAEVRLDTDLERLGVRSLDLEGAGTTASVRGSLANLCQPELALEATIEAALPTLAAAFAPGMENVAGAATIRATAKGRAAGPKLAAAIDLRDVAFEEFDLGDIDLQASAALAEKRISLDALTWPVGAGKAIVTGEILLEENLPARVDVRTEQLKFEELLARLPVKNTPVQMTIDSEHHLEGQLAGGLVLQGHSLLFINGFRVRNVPWHQSGGRTIVEIPSTATLDTKVRLTPAGISLDPARATYGKGTELLFNSTLGFSQDDGIWIRVRAPHFDIAHIRSHVAGIPLGGAGEINAIVDGPYSNPLIEGDLDLQETKLFSAQLGHVRSHVRSLPGEGFIDFQTFTGSRGVTTYDATAQLLLGDGDPHLKANLSLREGGRLGDLFDATAGLVSPLAWLRDQLDGTVASATAAVEGPLPNIQAQGEIRARAVTFMDRPFDTLAAKLSVPDISRLLLEEVQVTRGGGSADGSGAILFPKDGEPGVDVALAAKKLPLRDLMGSFGEWADLQGEVGARGTIRGPIAHLDIGGELFAEEVSAKGVRLRPTRLSLETQGDQVVLRGPVAGAGTVSGVVRLDDGLPFEATLQLDVPRVDRFLPEEMRIGGQVRGAASASGTLASITDAKGTIDLERLALLLADYRLESQGRTTLQFDAGAFVLPALRLRGENTELFLAGTRSARGALDLQAQGNFDARILDSLVPQIEHANGLVEIKAAVTGTGERPVLVGSADVSRGAFRVKALPIQVQRLSGKLAFSQNQVVVEDATLTVNQGRARLRGAVSLSDFAPDRFDLTLQGDRISWRKPADWPAVVSGRLHLGGAWPNGLLLTGELDVDRLRYARDLELEKMMLDFRQRVRQPPGPNDVERIRLDIDLVGGGDMRVDNNLVKAKLQFVAPPGGGRPRLKLVGNNVRMGLLGAVELVDGIGFFRGNEYRLTHGVVSFEDRKKIDPLFDLTAETEVREYRVAVHAYGRLGDDADSFQLELASEPMLAQADVITLLTFGITSKDLDKGGNAYTGAGVAAEALLAVSGLDDHVKRWLPDTELLLDPEFSVTSQYSEVTGQVEPMATFEAKVLTEQLRLKAAAPFSSAKGRRASAEYRFNERLSTQMVWENEETGYSAGDLGVDVKLRWEWE
- a CDS encoding POTRA domain-containing protein, producing MRRLLLALALLLASSAASAVEDVQREAVPAAVVKEAVRAAAGDGWAEMQPALPPDAPLVVGVEILAAAGEETTALEPLVALARGERLSRRAVRRSVQRLYETGRYANVTATAHEVPGGVIVRFALEAKRPVAKIGFAGLSRLDEAAVRRAAGLREGVEFSEDRIDAAAAGIRNGYARVGYEQAQVDAILGGGPAGVEITFVVREGPPTRLAGIRFVGDPGDPALVRKAITLQPGAVLDVARLEAELDALRASYRVAGYYRSRVASPRVARVLPGLSEVEIEVRAGPRISFDFRGNGIFSDATLRDAMAWEGDELLDKSMVRDLAERIERTYRLAGWFDARVFTTEKRRDDELRVIFHVDEGRPLYIAHVDFDGNGGLSDATLQALFEQAILASRGTEPLLLPLARGELDAAFGDAAHRRDDGLDPLHVYDEELYAQVVEALRTRYQDEGFLEAEVDPALLSIDETRRVGVARIPIREGRRTRIARVEIPGASAIDTVAFLGALPALAPRMPLSDPRLREARLQLQALYAREGYLYASVEIEVERPEGDRYDAVVRLQVNEGPQVRAGRILVQGNTRTDPSVIEDALLFREGTVVGSEHLGNSQQRLMRLGIFRTAAIRPLDADVPEPVKDLVVDLRERPKRSLEVGGGLSIADGPRAFAEFTERNILGRNLEFGARARVNYQAFREEVVEMPFEEGLERYVDLGLRYPRIYGLPLELGWRLDLIHERDIRPAYGLTKFSLLTGVDWPASSWLQAVLLLEVESNTTARSAQIDQLYGELSRRDLERLRFPEGNTLLGSVRPGLVLDLRDDPVAPQAGLLAKVESDFARSLLDDPVEFIKVAGSVTGYVPLARRTSIALSVGGGRIFQLNENSETIWPKRFFLGGAGSMRGFSEDGVVPEDRRQELRGQIADCKALVFGAGCTDAARFLQQGQAVPSDGGDLYLLARGELRFPIRGDLMGGVFVDAGNLWLDTSRFDPMELRPTSGVGLRYATPVGPVALDLGVNLDPDEALNEDPFALHFSIGLF